A region of Dermabacter vaginalis DNA encodes the following proteins:
- a CDS encoding TIGR03089 family protein — MSALLQSLDRMGTTPALVSYAEDGRTELSGRVLANWIIKSINFFANELLVDEGFTLVLDLPPHFKRSVLQIAAWHLGATVSIAGVDDLPEHIDVLATSHPDTALAERAEDVLVLEARALSLAFPGEIPPLALDWVQAVRAAGDDLEVPLGAFTGPSPTPRPEWGSARRVGLDDIDLQEAAEALAAWEEGRTIVAPYTKLDAATRTAEGLESTSEA, encoded by the coding sequence ATGAGTGCTCTCCTTCAATCCCTCGATCGCATGGGCACCACCCCCGCCCTCGTGAGCTATGCCGAGGACGGCCGCACCGAACTCTCCGGCCGCGTCCTTGCCAACTGGATCATCAAATCGATCAACTTCTTCGCGAACGAACTGCTCGTGGACGAAGGCTTCACGCTCGTCCTCGACCTTCCCCCGCACTTTAAGCGCAGCGTTCTCCAGATTGCCGCGTGGCACCTCGGTGCGACCGTCTCCATCGCGGGCGTAGACGACCTCCCCGAGCACATCGATGTTCTCGCCACGTCACACCCCGACACGGCGCTCGCAGAGCGCGCCGAGGACGTCCTCGTCCTCGAAGCTCGCGCGCTGTCCCTCGCGTTCCCGGGCGAGATTCCCCCTCTCGCCCTTGACTGGGTCCAAGCCGTGCGAGCGGCAGGAGACGATCTCGAGGTTCCCCTCGGGGCCTTCACGGGGCCCTCACCTACGCCACGGCCCGAGTGGGGTTCCGCGCGAAGGGTGGGACTCGACGATATCGATCTCCAGGAGGCTGCCGAGGCACTCGCGGCATGGGAGGAAGGGCGTACGATCGTCGCGCCCTATACGAAGCTCGATGCCGCCACACGCACAGCCGAGGGCCTCGAAAGCACCTCCGAGGCTTAG
- a CDS encoding ABC transporter ATP-binding protein yields MPVSESPREMVRIENVYKEFSLRHTRALKELVFSALKGKKLRDTFMALDGVDVTVRAGETVGLIGFNGSGKSTLLKTISGVLFPDSGRVSVRGKVAGLIEVGAGFHPDLSGRENVYLNGAILGMSKSEIDACFDDIVAFSEIEQFIDTDVKYYSSGMFLRLAFAVAVHTDPDIFLVDEILAVGDEPFQRKCLARIREMQESGKTMVIVSHELDMLTELCTRIVVLEKGRVIFDGDPTEGVETLRASA; encoded by the coding sequence ATGCCTGTTTCTGAATCCCCACGCGAAATGGTGCGTATCGAGAACGTGTACAAGGAGTTCTCCCTGCGACACACGAGGGCATTGAAAGAGCTCGTGTTTTCGGCCCTCAAGGGGAAGAAGCTCCGTGACACGTTCATGGCACTCGACGGTGTCGACGTGACGGTGCGTGCGGGGGAGACCGTCGGGCTGATCGGGTTTAACGGTTCGGGCAAGTCCACGCTCCTGAAGACGATTTCGGGTGTGCTTTTCCCCGATAGCGGTCGCGTGAGTGTGCGTGGCAAGGTTGCCGGTCTGATCGAGGTGGGGGCGGGCTTCCACCCGGATCTGTCGGGTCGCGAGAATGTGTATCTCAATGGTGCGATTCTCGGGATGTCGAAAAGCGAGATTGACGCGTGTTTCGATGACATCGTCGCGTTCAGTGAGATCGAGCAGTTCATCGACACGGATGTGAAGTACTACAGCTCAGGAATGTTTCTGCGCTTGGCCTTCGCAGTCGCGGTGCACACGGATCCTGATATTTTCCTTGTTGACGAGATTCTGGCGGTGGGCGACGAGCCCTTCCAGAGGAAGTGTCTCGCGAGGATTCGTGAGATGCAGGAGAGCGGCAAGACGATGGTGATTGTTTCGCACGAGCTCGACATGCTCACCGAGTTGTGTACGCGCATCGTGGTCCTCGAAAAGGGGCGCGTGATCTTCGACGGCGATCCCACCGAGGGCGTGGAAACTCTGCGCGCAAGCGCCTAA
- a CDS encoding WhiB family transcriptional regulator produces MTLQAFEDDARRELTLVEFSSLLPEGEGEGSWQERALCAQTDPEAFFPEKGGSTREAKKVCISCEVRAECLEYALANDERFGIWGGLSERERRKLKKRAL; encoded by the coding sequence ATGACCCTCCAGGCATTCGAGGATGATGCTCGCCGCGAGCTCACTCTGGTCGAGTTCTCCTCGCTGCTCCCCGAGGGCGAGGGCGAGGGCTCGTGGCAAGAGCGCGCTCTGTGCGCCCAAACCGACCCGGAAGCGTTCTTCCCGGAGAAGGGCGGCTCGACTCGCGAGGCAAAGAAGGTCTGCATCTCGTGTGAGGTGCGTGCCGAGTGCCTCGAGTACGCTCTCGCGAATGATGAACGATTTGGTATTTGGGGCGGCCTTTCGGAGCGCGAGCGCCGCAAGCTCAAGAAGCGTGCGCTCTAG
- a CDS encoding glycosyltransferase, which translates to MTERDVAALILVSATHGIEDVKRTLESVRTQSVRPACVLTAVVESATKELRDGLEAARDEGLLDLLRVYPAHARRDTIVEDLESAVEEAKTARRDRPRTELPERRHASDTQAARGQETSAPTQAAGENENAPRNFTLLNPAFGGRAQHEEESPTVAEQASEPLSVSGEAEPTVHSARDLDWEKRAYLTSGTLGRRARDINLDREERREERTATHTALVPERLREDTRERHGSSGAGRRRKRSGDGESWLWILDGAAVPSATCLEELEDALEQDPTVGLVGTKHLAFDDLDRPASRLVDLGLSLTHSHRLLTSVDPGEIDQGQTDWRSEVLAVTAPGLLVRARTFDKLRGLDPALTAPWDDIDLSQRVWRAGERVKVVPSASTRIPHDIRTRPQDFRYRSSQVLSLVKFRSLPLALLTLIALPLVTLARMARAVTRHDAHAVKHEFLAFLRVFAKAPGVLVRSRKAAGRARMSRKRMSALYMPRKVAMRERLDAWWTSMFADDERTRMIRRTSWGIAGTRHGLDDADYGRHTAWTVIVALASLVGGLFAVRPLIGEGTLGGAHYLPLASNAHDNWDIVTSAWLPGGLGAEGPADLLARVMALIPVSGASVSAWILLTGIALSAIAAWCASGTVTRSIVVRIIATLAWVLSPAFVCAVLEGRWPLMLLGVAVPLATLFFARAVGLPHKVSQASIPAAAMAGFMVAIVSLVQPALAVLFFLGTAAVAPFVPGRRKRLWWVALPTLFLHLGTLPDYLARPETLLANAGMPLAFEAPGVMRLLALTPTPADPVAQILGAGSSWWTLGLLFMPAMISVAATVVSGFLRHTAGLTGRISGLALAGAVALAWVSQRTVVGFEGSTPHTAYPGAALMVASGAAIVGLICVGDAMARSSHAPANGAQKIAAFAVQGLCLVALVASAGLWTAKGSGALEVERRASSEIPAVAVDSSAGTERTRTLVLHEDSRGEVRAHLVNGAHMSVDDSSAAYETARARAAERGQPSDAAEDALARAVASALGSEIGAEAKVDLADFAIGYVVVMGEPGAQARLYDALAAAPQLDFVTSSDMGGLWRVAGASPRAHLTAASGANGEVTPLNAERTRVTGTVDASNTERELALAVRSDPHWRATLDGEELRPTILDTWKQGFIVPAGEHGHLEVSYRDDLQFGAGIVTVIGLIICALAAVPRRNRSEEKR; encoded by the coding sequence GTGACCGAACGGGACGTTGCCGCTCTCATCCTCGTTTCCGCTACCCACGGAATCGAGGATGTCAAACGCACCCTCGAGTCGGTGCGCACCCAGTCAGTCCGTCCCGCGTGCGTGCTCACCGCCGTTGTGGAATCGGCCACCAAAGAACTGCGAGACGGTCTCGAGGCGGCGCGCGACGAGGGACTCCTCGACCTGCTACGCGTTTACCCGGCTCACGCGCGTCGCGACACGATTGTCGAGGATCTCGAGAGCGCCGTTGAAGAAGCAAAGACGGCCCGGCGGGATCGCCCCCGAACCGAGTTGCCGGAGCGCCGGCACGCTAGCGACACTCAAGCTGCGCGTGGGCAGGAGACCTCAGCGCCAACGCAGGCCGCGGGCGAAAATGAGAATGCGCCGCGTAATTTCACTCTTCTGAACCCCGCGTTTGGCGGGCGGGCACAGCACGAGGAGGAAAGTCCGACGGTCGCCGAGCAAGCGTCGGAACCCCTCTCTGTTTCCGGTGAGGCCGAGCCAACGGTGCATTCGGCCCGTGATCTCGACTGGGAAAAGCGAGCGTACCTCACGAGTGGGACGCTTGGGCGACGAGCGAGAGACATCAATCTCGACCGCGAGGAACGGCGCGAAGAACGAACTGCGACCCACACAGCGCTCGTCCCTGAACGGCTGAGGGAGGACACTCGCGAACGCCACGGCTCGAGTGGAGCTGGTCGCCGGCGTAAGCGCAGCGGTGATGGTGAGTCATGGCTGTGGATCCTTGACGGCGCAGCGGTCCCAAGCGCAACGTGTCTCGAGGAGCTCGAAGACGCTCTCGAACAGGACCCAACGGTGGGCCTTGTTGGCACCAAGCATCTTGCGTTCGACGATCTCGATCGTCCCGCCTCGCGCCTCGTGGATCTGGGCCTTTCTCTCACGCACTCCCATAGGCTCCTCACGAGTGTGGATCCGGGTGAGATCGACCAGGGACAAACTGACTGGCGCAGCGAGGTCCTCGCGGTCACGGCTCCGGGCCTGCTTGTGAGGGCTCGCACGTTCGATAAGCTTCGTGGCTTGGATCCTGCCCTTACGGCACCGTGGGACGACATCGACCTCTCCCAGCGGGTGTGGCGCGCGGGTGAGCGCGTCAAGGTCGTGCCATCCGCCTCCACCCGTATCCCGCACGATATCCGTACGCGTCCACAGGATTTTCGGTACCGGTCTTCGCAGGTCCTTTCGCTCGTGAAGTTCCGCTCCCTTCCGCTGGCGCTTTTGACTCTTATCGCCCTGCCCCTGGTCACCCTCGCGCGCATGGCGCGTGCGGTCACGCGCCACGATGCGCATGCGGTTAAGCACGAGTTTCTCGCGTTCCTCAGGGTTTTTGCGAAGGCCCCCGGGGTCCTGGTGCGCTCCCGGAAGGCGGCGGGCAGGGCCCGCATGTCGCGTAAGCGCATGAGCGCTCTTTACATGCCACGCAAGGTGGCGATGCGTGAGCGACTCGACGCATGGTGGACCTCCATGTTCGCTGACGATGAGCGTACGCGGATGATTCGCCGGACGAGCTGGGGCATCGCAGGAACGCGCCATGGTCTCGACGATGCTGATTATGGTCGGCACACGGCCTGGACGGTCATCGTCGCTCTCGCGTCCCTCGTCGGTGGGCTCTTCGCGGTACGCCCTCTCATTGGAGAGGGCACTTTAGGGGGCGCCCACTACCTTCCTCTCGCGTCGAACGCGCATGATAACTGGGACATCGTGACATCGGCGTGGCTTCCCGGCGGCCTTGGCGCTGAGGGGCCGGCGGATCTTCTCGCGCGAGTGATGGCGCTTATCCCCGTGAGCGGCGCGAGCGTGAGTGCCTGGATTCTTCTCACGGGCATTGCCTTGAGTGCGATAGCGGCGTGGTGCGCAAGCGGTACCGTGACGCGAAGCATCGTGGTGCGCATCATCGCGACTCTCGCGTGGGTGCTTTCTCCCGCTTTTGTGTGTGCCGTGCTCGAGGGGCGCTGGCCCCTTATGCTTCTCGGCGTTGCCGTTCCCCTGGCCACGCTTTTCTTCGCGCGAGCCGTGGGGCTCCCGCATAAGGTTTCGCAAGCGAGCATCCCCGCTGCCGCAATGGCGGGGTTCATGGTCGCTATCGTCTCGCTCGTGCAGCCGGCCCTTGCCGTTCTCTTTTTCCTTGGCACGGCAGCCGTGGCGCCGTTTGTCCCCGGGCGTCGCAAACGCTTGTGGTGGGTGGCGCTCCCGACACTTTTCCTTCACCTCGGCACGCTGCCGGACTACCTCGCCCGGCCTGAGACTCTTCTCGCGAACGCGGGTATGCCGCTGGCGTTTGAGGCCCCGGGAGTCATGCGCCTTCTCGCCCTTACGCCGACGCCCGCTGACCCCGTCGCGCAGATACTCGGCGCGGGATCGAGCTGGTGGACACTGGGCCTGTTGTTCATGCCTGCGATGATTTCCGTGGCCGCGACCGTCGTATCCGGATTCCTACGCCACACGGCGGGCCTCACCGGTCGGATAAGCGGGCTTGCGCTTGCCGGTGCCGTGGCTCTCGCGTGGGTTTCACAGCGCACGGTAGTGGGCTTTGAGGGCTCCACCCCCCACACCGCCTACCCTGGTGCGGCGCTCATGGTGGCAAGTGGTGCGGCGATCGTTGGGCTCATTTGCGTGGGGGACGCAATGGCCAGAAGCTCCCACGCACCCGCTAACGGTGCACAGAAAATCGCGGCATTTGCGGTGCAAGGGCTGTGTCTTGTGGCGCTCGTGGCGTCTGCTGGGCTCTGGACCGCGAAAGGGAGCGGTGCACTCGAGGTTGAGCGCCGTGCGAGTAGCGAAATTCCTGCGGTCGCCGTAGATTCGTCCGCGGGAACTGAGCGCACACGCACGTTGGTGCTGCATGAGGATTCACGCGGTGAGGTGCGGGCGCATCTTGTGAATGGCGCGCATATGAGTGTCGACGACTCCTCCGCGGCGTATGAAACTGCGCGGGCTCGAGCGGCAGAACGTGGCCAACCATCCGATGCAGCTGAGGATGCCCTCGCCCGGGCCGTCGCGAGCGCGCTTGGTTCGGAAATCGGAGCCGAGGCCAAGGTGGATCTCGCCGATTTCGCCATCGGGTACGTTGTTGTCATGGGGGAGCCGGGCGCGCAAGCTCGCCTTTACGATGCGCTTGCCGCTGCCCCGCAGCTTGACTTCGTGACGTCGAGTGACATGGGCGGTCTGTGGCGAGTAGCGGGCGCGAGCCCTCGCGCGCACCTCACGGCCGCCTCGGGTGCGAACGGGGAGGTCACCCCCCTTAACGCCGAACGAACCCGCGTGACCGGCACGGTTGACGCCTCTAACACGGAGCGTGAGCTCGCACTCGCCGTGCGCAGCGATCCACACTGGAGGGCAACACTCGACGGCGAAGAGCTCAGGCCCACGATTCTCGACACCTGGAAGCAGGGCTTTATCGTTCCCGCGGGAGAACACGGCCACCTCGAGGTGTCGTACCGAGACGATTTGCAGTTCGGTGCGGGAATTGTGACCGTCATAGGTCTCATCATCTGTGCGCTCGCTGCGGTTCCAAGACGCAACCGAAGCGAGGAGAAACGATGA
- a CDS encoding metallopeptidase family protein — protein MPFTRKAGPRRRDRHGRGLRSDLIPSHLPGFMTPSDHFDALVAETMGPLYARFSKLEFLQVLIEEVPLDTGALDAPPLGRYFPGDRRARPRIVLYRRAIESRARNRDELAELVYVVILENVAVALGKRVEEVDPWAE, from the coding sequence ATGCCTTTCACACGAAAAGCCGGGCCGCGCAGGCGAGATCGGCACGGACGCGGACTGCGAAGCGATCTCATCCCTTCGCATCTTCCGGGGTTCATGACGCCGAGCGACCACTTCGATGCGCTCGTCGCTGAAACGATGGGGCCCCTGTATGCACGTTTCTCGAAGCTCGAATTCCTCCAGGTCCTCATCGAGGAGGTGCCTCTCGACACGGGTGCACTCGATGCACCGCCACTAGGGCGATATTTTCCCGGCGACCGTCGGGCACGCCCACGGATCGTCCTTTACCGGCGCGCGATCGAATCGCGCGCGAGAAATCGCGATGAGCTCGCGGAACTCGTGTATGTCGTCATCCTCGAGAACGTTGCGGTGGCCCTCGGAAAACGGGTTGAGGAGGTCGATCCCTGGGCTGAGTAA
- a CDS encoding DUF5719 family protein, whose product MTGNRENSRAPLAALVVCAILVLVASVVIVVPEKTLTKASLATATSTSTRAVRACQGPIDARQAGESAGDADFAGGAPASTVSMSAIALDPTSNALYGVEQSSQTSFKPGPSDAGGKDAAPRIARLDAEGNATEVDPATSALLNAVYSLETLENSSVVTASTADGAEPVVEATQAHVTGSGDYRGFALSRCARATTAASFAGLTTRAGTSDALVLINPGSRASRARVTAFSENGVEPATQGSDIVVGPGETIRVPLATLVDERETVALDVEVHGTALAMSAELVRRDGLVPMGTEHVQPSTPESTLVFPGVAVRDGGSAHLALARTARGGAPGDPASVRAEDSIATARAFDSKGALMKEWEVKDPGQGASIDTALEGLDSGTYTIVVSARSSVVGTVNSRVASGARQGDTVGLPEDFATYTPGEGIDSASILALGRGAAGGTLTLESESGAQLSVAVIKRDGSIGTGAAHELEAGHSLTLAASDLAEDPSSIAGVIVVSQDGGLYRGSWSQAIAADDGGTLVTTLPLIANAARATGMTVRVEH is encoded by the coding sequence ATGACTGGTAATCGCGAAAACTCACGGGCACCCCTCGCTGCGCTCGTGGTCTGCGCCATCCTCGTCCTGGTCGCAAGCGTCGTGATTGTTGTTCCCGAAAAAACCTTGACCAAAGCGAGCCTCGCGACCGCGACGTCGACCTCTACACGGGCCGTTCGGGCCTGCCAGGGGCCGATCGACGCGCGCCAAGCGGGTGAGAGCGCTGGAGACGCCGACTTCGCCGGCGGCGCGCCCGCGTCAACGGTGTCAATGAGTGCGATCGCCCTCGATCCCACCTCCAATGCCCTCTACGGGGTTGAACAGAGTTCACAGACCAGCTTCAAGCCCGGTCCGTCTGACGCCGGCGGCAAGGATGCTGCCCCTCGAATTGCTCGCCTTGATGCCGAGGGAAACGCGACCGAGGTCGATCCGGCAACGAGTGCGCTGCTCAATGCCGTGTACAGCCTCGAGACTCTCGAAAACTCGAGTGTCGTGACCGCGAGCACCGCAGACGGAGCCGAGCCCGTTGTGGAGGCAACTCAGGCGCACGTGACGGGGAGTGGAGACTACCGCGGCTTTGCACTCTCGCGCTGCGCGAGGGCGACAACGGCGGCGTCGTTTGCGGGACTCACGACGCGCGCGGGCACCTCAGACGCTCTCGTCCTGATCAACCCTGGCAGCCGCGCATCTCGCGCTCGCGTGACGGCTTTTTCAGAAAATGGGGTTGAACCGGCTACACAGGGGTCCGACATTGTCGTGGGCCCAGGTGAGACCATTCGAGTTCCGCTTGCGACGCTCGTTGACGAGCGCGAAACCGTGGCACTCGATGTTGAAGTTCACGGAACCGCACTCGCGATGAGTGCCGAGCTCGTGAGACGCGACGGTCTCGTGCCCATGGGCACCGAGCACGTTCAACCGAGCACTCCGGAAAGTACGCTTGTGTTCCCGGGAGTTGCGGTGCGCGATGGTGGTTCCGCTCACCTTGCGCTCGCGCGTACTGCGCGAGGAGGAGCGCCGGGCGACCCCGCATCAGTGCGTGCCGAGGACTCGATTGCCACGGCCCGCGCCTTCGATTCGAAAGGCGCCCTGATGAAAGAGTGGGAGGTGAAGGACCCGGGCCAGGGAGCGAGCATCGATACCGCGCTTGAGGGCCTCGACAGTGGCACCTACACGATCGTTGTGAGCGCACGATCGTCCGTTGTGGGAACCGTGAACTCCCGGGTGGCGAGCGGCGCCCGCCAGGGCGATACGGTGGGACTTCCGGAGGATTTTGCGACGTACACCCCCGGGGAAGGCATCGACTCGGCGTCGATTCTTGCCCTTGGACGCGGTGCTGCGGGTGGCACCCTTACCCTCGAAAGCGAGAGCGGCGCGCAACTGAGCGTCGCCGTCATCAAGCGCGATGGCTCAATAGGAACGGGTGCAGCACACGAGCTCGAGGCGGGGCATTCCCTGACCTTAGCCGCAAGCGACCTGGCCGAGGATCCCTCATCGATTGCCGGCGTGATCGTCGTTTCTCAGGATGGCGGTCTCTACCGCGGCTCATGGTCACAGGCGATCGCGGCAGATGATGGCGGCACCCTCGTGACGACTCTCCCGCTTATCGCCAACGCTGCGCGCGCGACGGGAATGACCGTGCGCGTGGAGCACTAG
- a CDS encoding DUF3499 domain-containing protein, translating into MVVVSARSCSKSSCSQPAVATLTFVYADSTAVIGPLSRESEPHTYDLCAQHAAAFTAPRGWTVVMAPAPLEPEDDVLALARALADEPDAKASYQNVGTDEREQASAPHPSGRRRLTLVRDESDER; encoded by the coding sequence ATGGTGGTCGTGTCTGCCCGTTCATGCTCAAAGTCCTCATGTTCTCAGCCAGCCGTCGCAACCCTCACGTTTGTGTACGCGGATTCGACCGCGGTCATCGGCCCGCTTTCACGCGAGAGCGAGCCTCACACCTACGACCTGTGCGCACAGCACGCCGCAGCGTTTACGGCCCCGAGAGGGTGGACGGTGGTGATGGCCCCGGCCCCGCTCGAACCGGAAGACGACGTGCTCGCGCTTGCGCGTGCACTCGCCGATGAACCTGACGCCAAAGCGAGTTACCAGAATGTGGGAACCGATGAACGTGAGCAAGCGTCGGCCCCTCATCCCTCAGGGCGCCGGCGCCTCACGCTCGTGAGGGACGAGAGCGATGAACGCTGA